The following proteins are encoded in a genomic region of Saccharopolyspora antimicrobica:
- a CDS encoding redoxin family protein, which produces MVRIGELAQRVQVSIKAIRYYEQLGLVTPLRRPNGYRRYDESHVRLVEEIRELAANGIPPSRARPFIECLGAGHAHSDDCVPSLVAYRDSIAELDRMIASLTARRDLLIRRLHRGAARSSAKENAMTDYTALPADLPAPEDDGAADHLAGMSLPALVLSASNGQDIDLSALAPGRTIIYCYPLSGRPGTDLPEGWDTIPGARGCTAEACGFRDHFADLRQVGVSQVFGLSSQDAEYQGELVERLHLPFPMLSDPGFAMADALRLPTFEAPGHDRLYSRLTLVISNGRIEHVFYPVFPPNTHAQQVLDWLTRSTNVG; this is translated from the coding sequence ATGGTGCGCATCGGCGAGCTCGCGCAGCGAGTGCAGGTTTCGATCAAGGCGATCCGCTACTACGAGCAGCTCGGCTTGGTGACTCCTCTTCGCAGGCCCAACGGCTATCGCAGGTACGACGAGTCGCACGTGCGGCTGGTCGAGGAGATCCGGGAGCTCGCCGCCAACGGGATTCCGCCGAGCCGGGCGAGGCCGTTCATCGAGTGCCTGGGCGCCGGCCATGCGCACAGCGACGACTGCGTGCCCTCCCTGGTCGCCTACCGCGACAGCATCGCCGAGCTGGATCGCATGATCGCCTCCCTCACCGCCCGGCGCGACCTGCTCATCCGCAGGCTGCACCGTGGCGCCGCTCGAAGTTCCGCCAAGGAGAACGCGATGACCGACTACACCGCCCTGCCCGCAGACCTACCCGCTCCCGAAGACGACGGAGCCGCCGACCACTTGGCCGGTATGTCGCTTCCTGCCCTCGTCCTGAGCGCCAGCAATGGACAGGACATCGACCTCAGCGCTCTCGCACCCGGCCGGACCATCATCTACTGCTACCCCCTGAGCGGGCGTCCCGGCACAGACCTGCCTGAAGGGTGGGACACCATCCCGGGAGCGCGCGGGTGTACCGCGGAGGCGTGCGGCTTCCGGGACCACTTCGCCGATCTGCGACAAGTCGGAGTTTCACAGGTCTTCGGCCTTTCCAGCCAGGACGCGGAGTACCAAGGCGAGCTCGTCGAACGACTGCACCTGCCGTTCCCGATGCTCTCGGACCCGGGCTTCGCGATGGCCGATGCGCTCCGGCTGCCGACCTTCGAGGCGCCCGGCCACGACCGCCTCTACTCGCGACTCACGCTGGTGATCTCCAACGGTCGCATCGAGCACGTCTTCTACCCCGTCTTCCCGCCCAACACGCACGCCCAGCAGGTTCTCGACTGGCTGACCCGGAGCACGAACGTCGGCTAG
- a CDS encoding M20/M25/M40 family metallo-hydrolase, with translation MSQIETLPVQPMRDRLHRYVQLETPSGGADALDALLDLLEPRYAELGARTERHPSATGANLVAHFPGTGDKQHDRPVLCLGHHDTVWPAGTLDGPVPWLEQDGRIHGPGVYDMKGGLVVFETAVELLAQRGSAHRPITMILVADEEVGSPSARELVAEHCRDAVAALGFEPPHPDGAVKTSRWGSTRVRLRVTGRESHAALAPEDGASAIEELIDQLLVVRRIAAEHPAMLCNVGTISGGGRTNVVPGEAWCEIGMRFTDTATENSALAALQRLTPVRPGTTVSADILTSRPVWTEPESTDLTDVLTRAARAVGQQVAGRPAAGAADTNLTGSLGVPSLDGLGPVGRGAHAPDEQIIAATLPERAALTASLLARL, from the coding sequence GTGAGTCAGATCGAGACGCTCCCCGTCCAGCCGATGCGCGACCGGCTGCACCGCTACGTCCAGCTGGAAACGCCGAGCGGAGGTGCGGACGCGCTCGACGCGCTGCTCGATCTGCTGGAACCGCGCTACGCCGAGCTCGGTGCCCGCACCGAGCGGCATCCGAGCGCCACCGGCGCCAACCTGGTCGCGCACTTCCCCGGCACCGGCGACAAGCAGCACGACCGACCGGTCCTGTGCCTCGGCCACCACGACACGGTGTGGCCGGCGGGCACGCTCGACGGCCCGGTGCCGTGGCTGGAGCAGGACGGCCGCATCCACGGACCAGGCGTGTACGACATGAAGGGCGGCCTCGTCGTCTTCGAGACGGCCGTCGAACTCCTCGCCCAGCGCGGCAGCGCCCACCGGCCGATCACGATGATCCTGGTGGCGGACGAGGAAGTCGGCTCACCTTCGGCGCGCGAACTCGTCGCCGAGCACTGCCGCGACGCGGTCGCGGCGCTGGGCTTCGAACCCCCGCACCCCGACGGCGCGGTCAAGACCTCCCGCTGGGGCAGCACCCGCGTCCGCCTCCGCGTGACGGGCCGGGAATCGCACGCCGCGCTGGCCCCGGAGGACGGCGCGTCGGCCATCGAGGAGCTGATCGACCAGCTGCTCGTCGTCCGCCGGATCGCCGCCGAGCACCCGGCCATGCTGTGCAACGTCGGCACGATCTCGGGCGGCGGCCGCACGAACGTGGTGCCCGGCGAGGCGTGGTGCGAGATCGGCATGCGCTTCACCGACACCGCGACCGAGAACTCCGCGCTGGCGGCGCTGCAGCGCTTGACGCCCGTCCGCCCCGGCACGACCGTCAGCGCGGACATCCTCACCAGCCGTCCAGTGTGGACCGAACCGGAGTCCACCGACCTCACCGACGTGCTGACCCGCGCCGCACGAGCGGTCGGCCAGCAGGTCGCGGGACGCCCGGCGGCCGGAGCGGCCGACACGAACCTGACGGGATCCCTGGGAGTACCGAGCCTCGACGGCCTGGGCCCGGTCGGCCGCGGAGCCCACGCCCCGGACGAACAGATCATCGCAGCCACCCTCCCCGAACGAGCAGCCCTGACCGCCTCCCTGCTGGCCCGCCTCTGA
- a CDS encoding GNAT family N-acetyltransferase has translation MGRGPASGLRAADFVVRDLDTAELQRQAAALYRRVFGYRDSDVGLSPPLLTALLRNGGSVVGAVDADGALLGFAYGMRGGDGTRMYHYSQAAVVAPESQGLGLGRKLKQAQAAVARNTGMRYMRWSYDPLISRNAHFNLDVLGAAGRWYVDDFYLHEHSDRVVVEWDLEGSPAPFAPAEPNPPVTRADWGTWQDFGAHGRLVLPSDPALLEPDRAAGVRSAVRAGFHEFLARGLVARSCRQVSAETSVYWFARIPITGGDHDRA, from the coding sequence GTGGGACGCGGACCGGCATCGGGGCTCCGGGCGGCCGATTTCGTCGTCCGGGACCTGGACACCGCCGAGCTGCAGCGGCAGGCCGCCGCGCTGTACCGGCGCGTTTTCGGCTACCGCGATTCCGACGTCGGGCTGAGCCCGCCGCTGCTGACGGCGCTGCTGCGCAACGGCGGATCGGTCGTCGGAGCGGTGGACGCGGACGGCGCGCTGCTCGGTTTCGCCTACGGCATGCGCGGCGGTGACGGCACGCGCATGTACCACTACTCACAGGCGGCGGTCGTCGCGCCGGAGAGCCAGGGCCTCGGGCTCGGCCGCAAGCTGAAGCAGGCGCAGGCCGCGGTCGCCCGCAACACCGGGATGCGCTACATGCGCTGGAGCTACGACCCGCTGATCTCCCGCAACGCGCACTTCAACCTCGACGTCCTGGGCGCGGCCGGTCGCTGGTACGTCGACGACTTCTACCTGCACGAGCACTCGGACCGGGTCGTCGTCGAATGGGATCTGGAGGGCTCGCCCGCGCCCTTCGCGCCCGCCGAGCCGAACCCGCCGGTCACCCGCGCCGATTGGGGAACCTGGCAGGACTTCGGCGCGCACGGCCGCCTCGTGCTCCCGTCGGATCCGGCGCTGCTCGAACCCGACCGCGCCGCCGGGGTGAGATCCGCGGTGCGCGCCGGGTTCCACGAGTTCCTGGCCCGCGGTCTCGTCGCCCGCTCCTGCCGTCAGGTGTCGGCGGAGACCTCGGTTTACTGGTTCGCCCGTATCCCGATCACCGGAGGCGACCATGACCGCGCATGA
- a CDS encoding LLM class F420-dependent oxidoreductase, protein MKIGISTFATDETIRPDVLAKAAEERGFESLFLAEHSHIPRGTTLPDGSAPGREYYRGLDPFLALTAAASATERLRLGTGIAILVQRDVIHTAKEVATLDLLSGGRVLLAVGAGWNEAEMRNHGVDPRTRGRLMDEQLAALKAIWTEEETSFHGEHVNFGPIHQWPKPVQRPHPPIYIGGHSRAARRRVIEHGDGWFPLVVAPEDVQDMRSELAARERTGVVMNVPADENDLPNLDRFAEAGADRATFHLEALPESAALRKLDELAALITRYSS, encoded by the coding sequence GTGAAGATCGGCATCTCGACCTTCGCGACCGATGAGACCATCCGGCCGGACGTGCTGGCGAAAGCGGCGGAGGAGCGGGGGTTCGAATCGCTGTTCCTGGCCGAGCACTCCCACATCCCCAGGGGCACGACGCTGCCGGACGGATCGGCACCGGGCCGCGAGTACTACCGCGGGCTGGACCCGTTCCTGGCGCTGACCGCGGCGGCCTCGGCCACCGAACGGCTCCGGCTGGGCACCGGCATCGCCATCCTGGTGCAGCGCGACGTCATCCACACCGCCAAGGAGGTGGCGACCCTCGACCTGCTCTCGGGCGGGCGCGTGCTCCTCGCCGTCGGCGCGGGCTGGAACGAGGCTGAAATGCGCAATCACGGCGTCGATCCGCGCACCCGAGGGCGCCTGATGGACGAGCAGCTGGCGGCGCTGAAGGCCATCTGGACGGAGGAGGAGACGAGCTTCCACGGCGAGCACGTGAACTTCGGCCCGATCCACCAGTGGCCGAAGCCGGTCCAGCGGCCGCACCCGCCGATCTACATCGGCGGCCACAGCCGAGCCGCGCGCCGCCGGGTGATCGAGCACGGCGACGGCTGGTTCCCGCTGGTGGTCGCGCCGGAGGACGTCCAGGACATGCGGTCGGAGTTGGCCGCGCGAGAGCGCACCGGTGTCGTCATGAACGTGCCCGCCGACGAGAACGACCTGCCGAACCTGGACCGGTTCGCCGAGGCCGGAGCCGACCGCGCCACCTTCCACCTGGAAGCCCTGCCGGAGTCCGCGGCACTGCGGAAGCTCGACGAACTCGCGGCCCTGATCACCCGCTACTCGAGCTGA
- a CDS encoding MurR/RpiR family transcriptional regulator, with protein MTAHDTNRDLTSPRQRFDARVQRRSAAVLQQRIAEQEIRSLDAAMESIARDGSVERAAALVVRARRRFILGAGKSFAYACLLAADLGASLSNVTTIDGRIVQAVDVLTEVRSSDVLVVFSLRRYRRESIEVARQFAASGGTLVVVTDAEDAPLAAVADAVIVVQTESASYSDSPTAVAAVSHVLATLITASAKGAQRRFGERDRFSRALGIYADEADNPRSET; from the coding sequence ATGACCGCGCATGACACCAACCGCGACCTGACCAGCCCGCGCCAGCGCTTCGACGCGCGCGTGCAGCGCCGTTCGGCGGCCGTGCTGCAGCAGCGGATCGCCGAGCAGGAGATCCGGTCGCTGGACGCGGCGATGGAGTCGATCGCCCGGGACGGCTCGGTGGAGCGGGCCGCCGCGCTGGTGGTGCGGGCGCGCCGCCGGTTCATCCTGGGCGCGGGCAAGTCCTTCGCCTACGCGTGCCTGCTGGCCGCCGACCTCGGCGCCTCGCTGTCGAACGTGACCACCATCGACGGCCGGATCGTGCAGGCCGTCGACGTGCTCACCGAGGTGCGCTCCAGCGATGTGCTGGTCGTCTTCTCGCTGCGCCGCTACCGCCGCGAGAGCATCGAGGTCGCCCGCCAGTTCGCCGCTTCCGGCGGCACGCTGGTCGTGGTCACCGATGCCGAGGACGCGCCGCTGGCCGCCGTCGCGGACGCGGTGATCGTGGTGCAGACCGAGAGCGCGTCCTATTCGGACTCACCGACGGCCGTGGCCGCGGTGTCGCACGTGCTGGCCACCCTGATCACCGCCAGCGCCAAGGGCGCACAACGCCGCTTCGGCGAGCGGGACCGCTTCTCCCGCGCACTGGGCATCTACGCCGACGAAGCCGACAACCCCCGATCGGAGACCTGA
- a CDS encoding TIGR04222 domain-containing membrane protein produces MGFSPEAIEAGPYLAGYAVLLCAASAVRAGAYFWAQSRAITRTAPPLGPYDVAEVAGYSDRVVETALAGLVDSGAVTVHPGDPTEFRPRPDAGQRVQDPVQRQVLELLPSHANLHSLTRAFTRTETAAGLRRRLVSAGFRLSYPGREFLTWTTWALLPLALLTMTVWQWGSEATVLLLFLEVITSATAAVWWGASLPLTGTRRAKRLRAEIASVERKYQPTDRQKEKEKVPAEAVVRKVREAVTARAGEWGLAPGWIGSATGMVPFLGWRGYSAERGEHLEPQRYWAPGIRWSAPKSGPRRDLGWRYRALGAACGVLAMGILFPGMLYLNVFSIPLFLVLSAVGARLAMQGKKHFAADGREVLHTSYAPPVLYLRSFAHDALLERRAPYRSLMTALGSGGSYLEELATAVRRFGTFVAIGNPGNPLPVLGPAHIYVPPEPDPGPDLHRWQAEVLSLMHGASLVLISAGHSEGLRWEFAQAASLMPPERLVVLVPLNREEYARFRERTHMYFRAGLPADPRKRSVRNKEQIHGLIYFDRDWTPHFVEFRRHALLQLHLGRIAIRPSLRRVRNRLAHALYPVFRSNRVGWPGIVLPVPFGRTSRHRVVPGLSIARALVLAVALSIAAAVVSSFTGQ; encoded by the coding sequence ATGGGGTTTTCGCCGGAAGCGATCGAAGCCGGGCCGTACCTGGCCGGGTACGCCGTCCTGCTCTGCGCGGCTTCGGCCGTCCGGGCGGGCGCCTACTTCTGGGCGCAGTCCAGGGCGATCACCCGCACAGCGCCTCCGTTGGGGCCCTACGACGTGGCCGAGGTGGCCGGATATTCGGACCGGGTCGTCGAGACCGCGCTGGCGGGCCTGGTGGATTCGGGCGCGGTCACCGTCCATCCCGGCGATCCCACCGAATTCCGCCCCCGGCCCGATGCCGGGCAGCGCGTTCAGGACCCCGTGCAGCGGCAGGTGCTCGAGCTGTTGCCGAGCCATGCGAACCTGCACTCGCTGACCAGGGCGTTCACCCGGACCGAGACCGCCGCCGGCTTGCGACGCAGGCTGGTGTCCGCGGGATTCCGGCTCAGCTACCCGGGACGCGAATTCCTCACATGGACCACCTGGGCGCTGCTCCCGCTCGCTTTGCTCACGATGACGGTCTGGCAATGGGGGTCGGAAGCGACCGTCCTCCTCCTGTTCCTCGAGGTCATCACATCTGCAACCGCCGCCGTCTGGTGGGGAGCGTCGCTGCCGTTGACAGGCACTCGACGAGCGAAGCGGCTGAGGGCGGAGATCGCATCTGTGGAGCGCAAGTACCAGCCCACGGACAGGCAGAAGGAAAAGGAGAAAGTCCCGGCGGAAGCGGTGGTGCGGAAGGTGCGCGAGGCCGTCACCGCGCGTGCCGGGGAGTGGGGCCTGGCTCCCGGCTGGATCGGCTCCGCGACCGGCATGGTGCCCTTCCTCGGCTGGCGCGGGTACAGCGCTGAACGGGGCGAACACCTCGAACCCCAGCGGTACTGGGCACCGGGCATCCGGTGGTCCGCGCCGAAATCCGGGCCACGCCGCGATCTCGGGTGGCGCTACCGGGCTCTGGGTGCAGCATGCGGTGTGCTCGCGATGGGGATTCTGTTTCCCGGAATGCTGTACCTGAACGTGTTCTCCATCCCGCTGTTCCTGGTTCTCAGCGCGGTCGGCGCCCGACTGGCGATGCAGGGGAAGAAGCATTTCGCCGCGGACGGGCGCGAGGTGTTGCACACCAGCTACGCCCCGCCGGTGCTGTACCTCCGGTCGTTCGCCCACGACGCCCTGCTCGAACGGCGTGCACCGTACCGGTCGCTTATGACCGCCCTGGGCTCCGGAGGCTCGTACCTCGAGGAACTGGCCACCGCGGTCCGCCGTTTCGGCACGTTCGTCGCGATCGGCAACCCCGGCAATCCGCTGCCCGTGCTGGGACCCGCGCACATCTACGTTCCACCGGAACCGGATCCCGGCCCGGATCTCCATCGCTGGCAGGCCGAAGTGCTCAGCCTGATGCACGGCGCCTCGCTGGTGCTGATCTCGGCAGGACACAGCGAGGGCCTTCGGTGGGAGTTCGCACAGGCGGCGTCGCTGATGCCGCCGGAACGACTGGTGGTCCTCGTCCCGCTCAACCGCGAGGAATACGCCCGTTTCCGGGAGCGCACCCACATGTACTTCCGCGCGGGTCTGCCCGCCGACCCGCGCAAGCGCTCCGTCCGGAACAAGGAGCAGATCCACGGGCTGATCTACTTCGACCGTGACTGGACGCCGCATTTCGTCGAGTTCCGCCGCCACGCGCTCCTGCAACTGCACCTGGGCCGGATCGCGATCCGCCCGAGCCTGCGCCGGGTGCGGAACCGGCTGGCCCATGCGCTGTACCCGGTCTTCCGCAGCAACCGCGTCGGCTGGCCGGGCATCGTGCTTCCCGTCCCCTTCGGCCGGACCAGCCGCCACCGCGTCGTCCCAGGGCTGTCCATTGCGAGGGCACTCGTGTTGGCCGTGGCGCTGAGCATCGCGGCTGCCGTGGTGTCCAGCTTCACCGGTCAGTAG